In Glandiceps talaboti chromosome 4, keGlaTala1.1, whole genome shotgun sequence, a single window of DNA contains:
- the LOC144433991 gene encoding uncharacterized protein LOC144433991: MGKSFANFMCKKDFHPASYANVKRVWMAEQKIEHEQRQQDDLKKEYEKEQDLYKNRLLMGDEKVKHGLNFMYEPPKGVKKEKVKEDDEPEYKFEWQRGAPRQAYAKEMDIRDQPFGIAVRNVRCIKCHKWGHVNTDKECPLFNKSANYDVAGPSVNPAELMEGMEKDGLKLKQSVLGRRVDPGAGNQQLVGSDDEEDPEVSFLKSLTTKQKKKLLRKLDKMEKKQREKAKKKKTKAKRRHSSSSSDHEKRKHKKKGKRRGKDHSSSDSSTDSDDSNNDHELESSKKERRKANDEQWVEITHSPERKGDKEDCQREKSKEKHDDRNVDYDRKRDDDGSHGRTEKDSGRYRLHGGDREDRHESTRHSGYSHRENYTSYRHREDDRSRGRSRSPHQRNDRRHMYEDRPKDRDTDRYRDRQRDRDRDRDRHGDRREREHTTVTREGERNGRDYERHRERRNYREDRGRDYRKDHRDRHDRD, from the exons ATGGGGAAGTCATTCGCAAACTTTATGTGCAAAAAGGATTTCCATCCTGCGTCGTATGCCAATGTGAAGAGG GTATGGATGGCTGAACAGAAGATTGAACATGAACAGAGACAACAAGATGATTTGAAAAAAGAGTATGAAAAGGAACAGGATTTGTATAAAAACAG GTTGTTGATGGGAGATGAAAAGGTCAAACATGGTTTAAATTTCATGTATGAGCCACCTAAAGGTGTGAAGAAGGAGAAAGTAAAAGAAGACGATGAACCTGAATATAAATTTGAATGGCAAAGAGGAGCTCCTAGACAAGCCTATGCTAAAGAAATGGATATCAGGGATCAACCATTTGGTATTGCTGTTCGTAACGTTAGATGTATCAAGTGTCATAAATGGGGTCATGTCAACACAGACAAAGAG TGTCCCTTGTTCAACAAATCAGCAAACTATGATGTCGCTGGTCCATCTGTCAACCCAGCTGAACTTATGGAAGGGATGGAAAAAGATGGTCTGAAGTTAAAACAGAGTGTTCTTGGTAGGAGAGTGGATCCTGGGGCTGGCAATCAG CAACTGGTAGGAAGCGATGATGAAGAAGATCCAGAGGTGTCTTTCTTAAAATCTTTGACAACAAAGCAGAAGAAGAAATTACTGAG GAAACTAGACAAGATGGAGAAGAAGCAGCGAGAAAAAGCCAAAAAGAAGAAGACAAAAGCAAAGAGGAGACACTCGTCCTCATCTTCCGATCATGAAAAGAGAAAACACAAAAAGAAGGGGAAGAGACGAGGGAAAGATCATTCTAGCAGTGATTCTAGTACTGACAGTGATGATAGTAACAATGACCATGAACTTGAAAGTAGTAAGAAGGAAAGAAGAAAAGCTAATGATGAGCAGTGGGTAGAAATCACTCATAGTCCTGAAAGGAAGGGTGACAAAGAAGACTGTCAACGAGAGAAATCTAAAGAGAAGCATGATGACAGGAATGTTGATTATGATAGAAAACGTGACGATGATGGAAGTCATGGAAGGACTGAGAAAGATAGTGGAAGGTATAGGTTACATGGTGGTGATAGGGAAGACAGACATGAAAGTACTAGACACAGTGGATACAGTCATAGAGAGAATTACACAAGTTATAGACACAGAGAAGATGATAGGTCTAGAGGTAGAAGTAGATCACCTCATCAGAGAAATGACAGAAGACATATGTATGAGGATAGACCCAAAGACAGAGACACTGACAGatacagagatagacagagagatagagatagagatagagacagacatgGTGACAGAAGAGAAAGAGAGCATACCACAGTGACCAGAGAAGGAGAAAGGAATGGAAGGGACTATGAAAGACATAGGGAAAGAAGAAATTATAGGGAAGATAGAGGGAGAGATTACAGGAAAGACCACAGAGATAGGCATGATAGGGACTAA